One Mycobacterium sp. SMC-4 DNA window includes the following coding sequences:
- a CDS encoding acyl-CoA thioesterase II: MSEAGSPRSDFDELLAILDLEQRDEDVYLGGHPSKNPVRTFGGQMMAQAFVAASRSLSHPVAPSAMSVHFIAGGDPQFDLEFHVVRLRDERRFANRRVDVMQGGQLLTTAMVSYLTGGRGLEHGVGAPATADPETLPPIDDLLTGYEEVVPHFVDALRPIEWRYANDPAWIMRDKGESLDHNRVWMKAQGVMPDDPVLHAAAMVYSSDTTVLDSIITTHGLSWGHDRIFAVSANHSVWFHRPVHFDQWVLYATASPVAAESRGLGGGHFFDQQGQLLATVVQEGIVKYFPNRATGSASS; this comes from the coding sequence GTGTCGGAGGCCGGGTCGCCCCGCAGTGACTTCGACGAACTACTGGCGATCCTGGATCTCGAGCAGCGCGACGAGGACGTTTACCTCGGCGGGCACCCGAGCAAGAACCCTGTTCGAACCTTCGGTGGCCAGATGATGGCCCAGGCGTTCGTCGCGGCCAGCCGCAGCCTGAGCCACCCGGTGGCTCCCAGCGCGATGTCGGTGCATTTCATCGCCGGCGGCGACCCACAGTTCGACCTGGAGTTTCATGTGGTGCGCCTGCGCGACGAGCGACGGTTCGCCAACCGACGTGTCGATGTCATGCAGGGTGGGCAGCTGCTCACCACGGCCATGGTGTCCTACCTGACCGGAGGGCGTGGACTCGAACACGGCGTCGGCGCGCCGGCTACCGCCGACCCCGAGACACTGCCGCCGATCGACGACCTGCTCACCGGCTACGAAGAAGTGGTCCCGCACTTCGTCGACGCGTTGCGTCCCATCGAGTGGCGCTACGCCAACGACCCGGCGTGGATCATGCGAGACAAGGGCGAGAGTCTCGACCACAACCGGGTGTGGATGAAGGCCCAGGGTGTCATGCCCGACGACCCGGTGCTGCACGCCGCCGCGATGGTCTATTCATCGGACACCACGGTCTTGGACTCGATCATCACCACACACGGGTTGTCGTGGGGCCATGACCGCATCTTCGCGGTCAGCGCAAACCACTCCGTGTGGTTCCACCGGCCGGTGCATTTCGACCAGTGGGTGCTCTACGCCACGGCGTCGCCGGTGGCCGCAGAATCCCGCGGACTCGGCGGCGGGCACTTCTTCGACCAGCAAGGTCAGCTGCTCGCCACGGTCGTACAGGAGGGGATAGTCAAGTACTTCCCGAATCGGGCTACGGGTTCGGCGTCATCGTGA
- a CDS encoding DUF4190 domain-containing protein, with protein MSEPPPPPPHYGPTPGGYPPPPPMQYGGYPPPMPVAPKNGLGIAALVLAIVGLVLCWTVAGGIILGLCAVIIGFVARGRVKRGEATNGGVAIAGVVLGIVAIVAALVFIPIYIGLFNQVGGTDYVDCLSRAGADSEAAQRCADEFSQRVEEKFSITMTPNP; from the coding sequence ATGAGCGAACCGCCGCCGCCACCACCGCATTACGGGCCGACCCCGGGGGGCTATCCACCGCCACCGCCGATGCAGTACGGGGGCTATCCACCACCGATGCCGGTCGCACCGAAGAACGGGCTGGGCATCGCGGCGCTGGTGCTCGCGATCGTGGGTCTGGTGCTGTGCTGGACTGTCGCCGGTGGCATCATCTTGGGCCTGTGCGCGGTGATCATCGGGTTTGTCGCTCGCGGCCGGGTCAAGCGCGGTGAGGCCACCAACGGTGGCGTGGCGATTGCCGGCGTCGTCTTGGGGATCGTGGCGATCGTGGCGGCCCTGGTGTTCATTCCGATCTACATCGGGCTGTTCAACCAGGTCGGCGGCACTGATTACGTCGATTGTCTGAGCCGAGCCGGCGCCGACTCCGAGGCGGCGCAGCGGTGCGCAGACGAATTCAGTCAGCGCGTCGAGGAAAAGTTCTCGATCACGATGACGCCGAACCCGTAG